In Haliaeetus albicilla chromosome 18, bHalAlb1.1, whole genome shotgun sequence, the DNA window CACTGCTTCTTTGAAATCTGTGTCTATATATAAGAGCCAGGTATAGAGAAGCTGGTGCCAAAGTAAGTTTAACTTAAAAACCCCTGCTCTGAACTATATCGCTACCAAAAGCCTTGTGAAAGCTCAGATAATGGCTTTTACTCCTGTATTGCATTCAAACAAATTAGTCTGGACTGACATGAATGGCTCATGACAAATTCTATGCTACTGACTCTTATCAGATCCTAGGTGTTTAAAGCTAGTAGATGGTATAATCAAAGTGTAGTCCCCAATGCTCAGCTGGGCCAGGAACTCCTCAGGGCAGCCGAGACTTGCTCTCCTCCAAGCCTTCCACGCAAAGAGCTGCTCAACCCCATAGATGTTCAAACTACCAGCACAAGCAGCATGCAGACAAACCACCCCATTAGGGACCCTGAGTGGTCTCACCTTTATTCTCCCACAGACCAAGAGAAGGTGGCACAGAAGAGTATTGACAGGGGACTCCCCACTACCCTGTTCCCCAAGTACTGTGTTGCTGGATACTGGCTGTTTGTAAACAGAATGGCTTTGTCAGGCTTGTCCTTAACTGCAGGGGATCTCACAGAAGACTGGCCTCAGGGTTTGTGTGGTCCACGTCACGCCAATAAGGAAGCAGTGAAGGAAGAGCAGacagttttttttccaggcatgACCAAAGTTGTGCTGCTAGAAAGCTGTTGCCTTTTGTCGATAAATGAAGACCATCAGacaaataggaagaaaaatcctACAGGGGAGGTTAAAACCATGTATTAATGTGTTTGCTAGTTGCAAACAGAAGGTCTTCAGTAATTTTTAAGTTAAGTTAAGTTCTTCAAAGCCAGCTGGTATAtatactggttttatttttcactgtctgtattaaaatattaagagaATGTTCTGATTGCCAAAGTCACTGCTATTCATCAGGAAAAGATCACAGGATTAAGTGATGCAATCAAAATATTGAGTCTGCTGCACTATTGAACAGCCTACCATACCAGGGagcacaggagagagaaaagattcAGTGCCTGAACTGGAGTTATGTGCTTACAGGAAAAGTTTGCAATCTCTGTCACATGGACGAGTTTGGGTATTTGGTCAGAAGCACCAGCAAGGTACCCATGCAACCTGATCTAACTTTGAAGTCAACCCAGCGCTGTGCAGTGGGTTGGACTAGGTGtctccagaggccccttccaaccaAAACTATTCCATGATTCAAAGTCCAAGGAAAAGGTTATTTACATGTAATCATTCAGGGGACATTTGCTAACCAAATATAAGGGCCAGGTATTACGCTTTATTTCTTGTAGCCCACTATGAAGcattctggattatttttttccttccccgaAGTGTAATTTGGATATATTTTGTATCATTTCAGTGATAATGCAGCACTACTGGTTCCTCTATGCTAAATGATGCATTTCACAATTCATGACAGTTTCAAAGTCTTTCTCATGTCATCATACCTCATCTTTTTGCATCAGTGTCCAGAGGTCAAGTACATCCGTTCCACAGTCCCTCGCTACCTGAACACAGGCCTGGGCATATTCCCCAGTGGTGGCATTATGGCGATTTAATTTGTCACCTATCaatcagaaacaaagaaaacatttcgCAATTGCAATTGATACAGCTTGATTTCAGTCTTCTGTGGTACACATGATGTGCAGATATAATCAATTACAAACTAAATCTGAAGCAGCTCAATTTAAGTGGCTGGAAGCTATAGCTCATTTAGTCTCTTTCAGGGCACCTTTTGTTTTTGAGGCATTTGAAATATGTTAGACAGAGGCAACAGCAACAAGCACACAGCTTTCACCTTCTGGCAAGGTTCAGGTGAAATCAGTGCATAGATATAAAACTCCTCATACACCTGCTACTAGCATGTAGAATAGAGTTGTTAATGTAAATCTATTTACAAGCTTGCCTTCCACCTCCTGGATGACATCTGACCTTTAACATCTCCTTGCAGCAGTCTCCTCATTGTTAATGTGCTGGTAAAACTGGCATATGTTTAGGTCCAAAGCTTTACTAGCACTCATGACTGCTACATTTGTGCGTGCAGTTATACTGGGCGCTGGACATTTGGTACGTGCTTGGTGCCAGCTACTGTAAGCCAGCAGTTTTGCACAGACCATGGTGAAACTTTGGGGCAGGGTATTATTAAGttatgttgtttttcttttaatggtaCCTATAATGCAATTCATCAACTCCTACGCTACTCCTTCCTTGCATCTGATGATTCCCACTTCTTCACACTGCCACCTCTTTCATCCCATCATTTCCTGTCATCATAAAAATACCCTTGGCAGCCTCACCGGTCCCTCCCCACCACAGTACCTTTCCTAATTCTTGCTTTCTTCAACTTTCTTCCTGGTTCAACTCTCCCATAGACTGACTGGCCCTTCAGCTCACTCAGCCTCCACCACACAGAGCTCCCTTTGTTGCCAAGTTCCCTGTATTGATCACAACCTCACCTCCCCAGGTGAGGTCCTGCAGTCCTGTCCCTTTCCCTTTCTATGACTTCTCATCTAGCAGAGCTGATAATTTCTTATTctccctttgccttttctttcatcattagGGTTACTTCTTGATTGTTTCATCTCCTCTTCCATTGCTGGAAGCACACGCCTGCTCTCAGTGTGCAGCTCTGTAGGAGCACCTGCTCAGTCTATAAGCTAAGAGCAGCAGCCAAAGGAAGCTCAGGGAATATGAGGATCTCCCGAGGGACCAAGGAGGCAACCTAGTGATCTATCCCAACCTGCATGTGCCCACCCAGCTCGGAATGGAGGACAGCCAACAGTGGGGAGCAATGGGTTAACAGGATACTTGGAGACGCCAGATGCATCTGGGTGTGTGGGACTGATCTGAAGGAGCTGCCTGTTGAATTGGTGAGGTCAATGCCTACCACCTACAAAAATTCATGGCTAACGGGAGACCCATGGTGACTGGAAGAAGGTTAACATTATACCCATTTttaagaaaggcaagaaaaaggaCCCAGGGAACTGTTGATCACTCAGCTTCACCTCAGTGCTGGGAAAGACAGTGGGGTTACGTCCTCTTGGGATTCATTTCCAAACACACAAAGGACAAGAAGGAACTATCAGCACGAATTTAGCAAAGCCAGATAGTGCTTGATCAACTCAGCTGCCTTCTGCGATGAAATGATGGCTACACAGATGATGAACAGCTCTGACtttagtaaggcctttgacTGTCTCCTACAGCACTCATTTGGAAGCTGAATTTCTTTTCGTGCCTCTAATGTTCCTGTGAACACCATCATCCCCTTGTTTCACATCTCTCCTTTGCTCTGATATCTATCCAACAAAACTAGAAATAAGCAGAACATTTCTCCTGGATACTAGTTGAAGGCAGATGATCTGATATTGCTGTTTACTGTGCCCACAATACTTTATTTGTGATCTACGGTCTGACATCACTGTGTCTTTTATTCCATCCCTACACAGCAATCTCTTTTAGACAGATGCTGGCAGATTCAACACTGTAAATGCAAGTTTCCTCCCTCCCTACCCCATAAAATGGATAGCTTTAAGATGAAAATGAataagcaacattttaaaagcattacttGATAGCTAGGAGCCAGATAAGCAGCATTCACAGACCTTCAGAAGGACAATACGGGTGCATGTTTTGCAAACTACGCCTGTAGCAGCTTAAGTGGGAGCTGAGCACACACGCCAGGAAGGGCTGCTCTGCCCCTGACCGATCCCTTCTGCCCTATCCAAGGATGTAGCACTGTCACGTATACAGTACTGGCCGTGTCTGATGTTTGATCTGACCTGCTACAGCTGCTACTGTCTTACACAATTTGTGAGTATTACCCTAGgactttctctccttttccaaattaaatataaaaactgCCCTGCTGGATGAGACTGAAAGTCCATATAGtccaaaacctgttttgcaCAGTGATCACTGCTACACACCAAAGCCTCCTAATGCGAAGTCATGCAATAACATAGTCTAATTTAATGCAGTTTGAACATGAGGTCATCTTCAAAATGTTACTGCTTTAACTGAGTACACAACTCAGGATGTGCAATACCACCTAAATTAGAGAAAACCCTGCAAATACTAAGGTGACAGCTGTGTATTTACCCGAATCTAACTCACAAGTCTTTTATAAATGCGCAAGAACTGGACAAGCTGTCCCAATGGAAAAGAGGACATGCTCTCAGGAGGTATAAACGGTCGCTGCTGGAGTCAGTGGGGTTATGGCAATTTCCACCAGCTGAGTAACATGAAGTAAGCGGTGCTGTTATGTCTCTATTTCTAGAGTTAGCTTGAACAAcataatgagaaataatttaatcaccttctgcttctttttcaagTACTTTTATTAGCATCCTTAGAATATGatattctctgtttttttttaaaatttaaaataaacctggCTAGGATATTGCTGCTTATCTAAATAGACGTGAAATATGCTGTGactattataaaattttctaaGGCACACAATGCCAAAATTTCGTCCATTGTTCATGTTATTTTGGAAGGTGCTAGGACATGACATAGTAGTCTGCCTAGGACATCTCTGCAAAGCCTATGTTCTCAAAGAGCAGCCACTTCCGTCAGTTTTATGCACTAACAGATCAATCAACACTTGTGAAAGGATGTTACTATTTAGTTAGTTACTCCACGAGCTTATCCAAAAGCTCTTTAGCAAAACAGCTAGCAGTCCTCTTCCATCAACTCAAAGAACACGACTGCAATCTGGTACAAGCATGAAGCTAATCATCTGTCAGCCTGGGATCAGTAATTTACACTTTGCTGgtaaaatgcagaaattctgCCCCTCTGTATCATCCTTTTACCTTTGGCAAGACACTCCTTTTCCCAAGCCGATTCCTGAAGAGGTGGTGGCGTTATCAAAATAATCCTGTCTTCAGTAATGTCTACTGACTTCAAATACTGTATCATGCTCTTCAAATTCGCAGAATATTCCTCCAAAGGAACATGTTGCTTAGGGTTCAGATCTGTTAGGGGATGGAGCACATGCATTAGCGATGTTAAACTGCTTACAGATTTATTACACGACATAATGTGCTTTTTACACAGCGTATGAATGTGGGCACTCATTTTCAGTATGCAGTTCATCTCAACCATTGGTTCAGGAGGTGTGGTAGGAAAATGCCTCAATATCCAAAGCAGACAAATCAAGAGTTTAAACACAGCACTTCCAACTAGAGCACATAaggcatggggtggggggacagaaATCacccccttttgttttttttttttttaagatgctttttCTTACAACTCTGTATCTTAGTATTAGATCACATAATCTCCTCAAACCTCATCTGAAACAAAACCTAAGATTTTTAACTCTCTTGGATGCAGAGAGTTCCCATGGACATACAGTCAGTCCTTTGTGCACCAATGTTACCATTTTGATTAGACTAGCTCTGCGTGCTGCTATGCTTATCTTAAAGAGAATCCAAATGCTAACTTCCCTCATTTCCTCAACCGGTCTTCCAAGAACTCGTCAGACTGctttaaaggcagaaaaatcagCTAGATGCCAAACTCCAATTTTAGGTGATGGATATACGACTAATTCTTGAGCACCCTGaaatttacttttaatattaaaacttggtgagagggaaagaaatagaAGGCACTGCAcagtttaaatacaaataaaatggctgaaaacaattgactgtaaaaatgaaaagagggCAACTGGttcacagagaagcagcaggaaaagtcTGTAATATTCTGCCTTTTCTGCTAAACTGTAAAACTGTCTTAAGAGAACAGAtcatggggaaaagaaaaaaaaaaaaaaagcaagctatcATACCTTTCAAAGCACTGTCATTAGCTCCAAAGAAAATAGTAACTGCAACAGTACTCTCAGCACTAGTACTTCTAGTGATCAGTCTTGGAAGGATCAATTTAGCCCATCTGGTGTTGTACCCTGAGACCCCACGGTTCACAACGTcacattttctgaaacagaaacacatATCAAAAAGAACATCTCTCCTCTGCCTACCAGAACAAAACTTGGAAAGTTTTGAGCTTtccaaggaggaggaggatacCTGCCTCCATCCCTCTCAGAAACAATGAGATGTCACGGGAGTTTTCAGTAGGATTACAACTTTATGTTTTGAAAGTGCATGCATAGATTGCATGCGTAGCATTTACCTGTCACTTAGACTATGAAACCAGAACAACAATCTTGACAACCactaaggatttttttctttccactcagGCTTTGAGCAGAAAGAAACAGTCAATTAGTATTTCCACCAGTACTGGGCAGGTTACCACTAAGGCAGTTCCACTtcaataaataaacaaatgttaataaataaatatacattaaaTATTAACTTTGTTGGTTTACTTTTAGAAAAGCTGCATGACTTCTTGCATGCTAGAAATCAGTTTTGAAATTTAAGCTCTTACCTGACCAGTCTCTCAGCAAGGGATGACCCCCAGCCATTTTCCTGGAAGGAGAactgaaagcaaggaaaacagtTAGACCCTCACTGGAAGAACTCCATCCCCAAGAGGTCAGTCCCACCCCCGGCACCTTCCCTCCTCAAGAGCTTTTAATGCAGGGCctctggcactgctgcagcagcgcttccttcctcccagcctgccctgtccctgcagaGATCAAACATCCCCAGTCTTACCTAGATGCACGGCTGGCATCAAAGGCAATATGGAACCGTACCTACAGAGGGATGGACCCTGTGGTCCCTTTGTAATCAAAACTGACTGCTGTCAGGCTGTAGTTCCATTTTGGCcagtgaagctttttttttgttcttgtaatTTTCTAAATTTCTAAGATCCTTTCACTGTGCCTTCATTCTGGAGAGCACATGCTGCTTCGGAGTGCAGTTCAGTACCTACCTCTTCTAGTAGTCGAAAAATGAATCCCTTCTCCTTATTCCCACTGCTGCACCATCCTCCCTGTTACAATGCTGCACAGTGAGTCAGCTTAGACAACTGATCTCCCATTAAAGATAACCTTTCTCTTCAGCCAAATCTTTTCTCATTAGAGCAGCTCTGTGACCCACTCCACCACGCAACCCATGCAACAGAAAGCAGggacacaaaataaaaactaaaaagctgctgctgcctcaaAGGAGACATTCACCAAGCCACGGCCTGGTCACATCAATGCAGAACGTGCCTCCGGGGCAGGCGAGCAAGCTCGACGCAGGGAGCTGCGCAGAAGGGACGCACCAGGAGCTGGGACGGGGAGAGTGTGGGGGTCGGTACAGACAACAGGCTGTCCTCCCTGTCTGGAAAACGCCGCTGCCACCAAAATAGCAGAAACTAGACTTTTACCAGATCACACTTCTAACACAGGAACTTTATGAATTTCTGCAAAAAGGCTCTAAATCTTGTAACAGGCCATCGGGTGTGAAAGCTCCTGGAGTGCTCTCGTGGGAGATCCAGCACGGACATAACTATGCCGGGCTGCACTCCTGTTCCACCGGTCTCCTTCCCGCCTCACAGTGCCAGGCCGATCGCCGCCACCCGCCATGCCGGCCGGCCTCTGTCAAAGCGGGTTTTGAGAGCAGTTCCCCCGGCTGCCTGACCGCAGCCTGCCACGGCGGCCGGCCTGCTCTGGCAGCCTCTGAGAGCGGCTCAGGGGCTCCGTCACCGTGATCCCGCCGGACAGGCTTCTGCGCCAGCCGAGGTGGGGACCGGccggcgaggcgaggcgaggctGGGGGCCGCGCTGCCCCACACGAGGACACACAGATCCTCTCCCGCTCCAGCCGCCGGCTGCTCCTTTTCCCTTAAAAATTAGCGTCGAGTAAGGCCCTGTGCTTGGCCCAGGCGCTCGGCCCAACGCCGGGCTGCTGCTGGCGCGGCCTCCAAGGGACACAGGGGCTCAGTCCGCCCCCGGTAGGAGGAACGGGGACGTTCATGGGGCTCCGTCGCTGCAGGCGGGAACGGCCGGAGCCCGCCGGTCCCGCTCAGGGCGGCGCGGAGACGCCGGCGGCGCCGCCGCGGCCAGGGGCGGCAGCGCGGCCCCCTCGGGGCTGCCACAGGACCGCTACCTCAGTGATGGAGTCTCCGAAGAGGACGACGCGGGGCCAGAGCAGCAGCCGCCCGCGGCCGCCCGCCTCCGCCAGCGCCATGGCCGCCACCGGACGTCCGCcgggcgaggaggaggaggaagaggaagaggaggcctCGCCGCTTCCTCTGCGGCGGGAAACGGGCCGGCAGCGGCCGAGATCCGCGTTAAAAACCGGCCCGCGGGGAGCAGCAGCACGGAGAAGACGGTGTTGGGGGCCTAGCCCGCCCACACATTTAACACACGTTGGCTgaaagcacatttcagaaaacatgcatcatttaaaaaaataagatttttatctGCTCCACAGAGACACTTCCTTTTAAGAAAGTACAATTATCGCCTTCATAGGTGATACTGCAGTATGAAAGACTTCATACTGTTAGCTAACGACATACAGTCTGGGGAGGGAAGCTGTCGTTAATTTTGCTAACAGTAATAATGCGCTAATTCTGCTAATACTAATACACTAACACTGCTGTAAAGATCATCAGGTGCCAATTCAATCAGCtgagaaaaagggggaaaaccaAGGAAAGTTCTGTAGAAAACTCACTTTCTGTGGACATTTTTCAGCATGCTTTACTGTTCGGTAGCAACCCCAGCTAACTCGGAGTATCCTGTTCCTGTCTGAAATTCTTCTCTACATGCTGCAGTTTCTGATACTCCATTTCACTTTGCCCAGGAAGACCATCTCAGCAGCACCGAGTGACGGGGCCGTCGGCAGGAGCAGATGCGTGCTGACTGTCACAGAAATAGTGACAGGAGCCATTTGCACTTGAGGCTGTTACAGGTCATAAGCACTGGCTTCGCCTGAAGCTGGTTCTGTTCATCTAGCCCAGTTAATGGCAATGCCTGCGTAGATAGTTTTAAAGCTCCAGCTAAACCCAGTACACAAACACAGATTCCATTTTAAATGTGTTCGAGCCCCCTCTGACTTCAAGCAGATACAAGCATGCAGGTAGTCACTTCCTTGACAGGAACGAAATGATATACAAGCTTGATTCTGAGCATATGCAAACCCAAACCATCCAAATTATCCTCCAACTGGTCGTTGATCTTCAAAAATATAAACCTCTctcaatttaatttttgtaattcTACTTTTAGATAGGTTaagaattttttcttatttctcgTATGTGCACgtaagaaaaaagaacatatgCACACTTTACCTGATTTTATTATGATCTATATGTACAAATATAGTTGCTATAAGGTTGCTCATCCATGATTTGAAATAACTCAGCAGTTTCACAGTCACAGAATTGATACTTTTGacttactgaagaaaaaa includes these proteins:
- the IAH1 gene encoding isoamyl acetate-hydrolyzing esterase 1 homolog, with amino-acid sequence MALAEAGGRGRLLLWPRVVLFGDSITEFSFQENGWGSSLAERLVRKCDVVNRGVSGYNTRWAKLILPRLITRSTSAESTVAVTIFFGANDSALKDLNPKQHVPLEEYSANLKSMIQYLKSVDITEDRIILITPPPLQESAWEKECLAKGDKLNRHNATTGEYAQACVQVARDCGTDVLDLWTLMQKDEDFSSYLSDGLHLSTKGNSFLAAQLWSCLEKKLSALPSLLPYWRDVDHTNPEASLL